The following are encoded in a window of Rhodobacter sp. 24-YEA-8 genomic DNA:
- a CDS encoding YjbF family lipoprotein codes for RAGQMPRIYRLLDGEDRLEIRSYICDITPAQAEQVRIGEAEWTRALRVNETCHNPRGALSFTHWVKEGRILQSIQTFDPGFGPVDILFLP; via the coding sequence GCGCGCCGGGCAGATGCCGCGCATCTACCGCCTGCTTGACGGCGAGGACCGGCTGGAGATCCGGTCCTATATCTGTGACATTACCCCGGCACAGGCGGAACAGGTCCGTATCGGCGAGGCTGAATGGACCAGGGCGCTCCGCGTCAACGAGACCTGCCACAACCCGCGCGGCGCGCTTTCCTTCACCCATTGGGTAAAAGAGGGCCGCATCCTGCAAAGCATTCAGACCTTTGATCCGGGCTTTGGTCCGGTCGATATCCTCTTCCTGCCATGA